In Zunongwangia sp. HGR-M22, the sequence AACGACTCTTCAGAGTGTATCTGTATTCAAGTATGAAAACGGAAACTGGACGACACTGGCAGATCAAATGAAAGAAGCTCCTGAAAATGCTATAAGAACTTACAGAATAGCTATGGATGTGGATACTGAAGGAAATGTTTATTTAGCATATGCAGAAGATGATGCAGCTGCAGGAACAGATTATCAGGTTAAAGTGAAAAAGTATGCAGCAGCTAGTAATTCTTGGTCAATTTTAGGAGATGTTCTTCCAGATGCTTCTTACCGATCATTTGATATCGCTGTTGATGCTTATGATAACCCGATGGTTTTATATAGAAATGCATCTGATAATCCTACAACACTAGCATTTGATGATGAAGTGAACAACTGGGCTTCTCCAGTGGTATTATCAAATAATGAAGCTGATGATTTAGAATTGGAATATGCCGCAAATGGAATAGGATATGCTGCTTATACAGTAGGTAATCAACTTTATTTGCATAAATATGATTCTCCGGATAATCAGTAATTTAATTTAATGATATAAAAAGGCGGATTTTTTCCGCCTTTTATATTCTAGTATAATAGCCATGATTAAAAAACTATGCATTTTAATATTTTTCTTTGGATTTAGTGTTAATGCACTAATTTCTCAGGAATACCGCACTATAAGTGGAAAAGTATATCTCAAAGAGAATAATCATCTGCAAAATACAATGGCCAGGGGAATAGCTGGGATCTATTTATCCGATGGAGAACATATTTTTAAAACAGATAAATCCGGAAATTTTAATGCTAAAATACAATCAGAATCACCTTTTTTTGTCATAGTTCCCGGTGGCTATAAAATGGACAATACCTCATGGTATCGATCTATTCCAAAGGATGGGGAACAAATAAATTTCGAACTTCAGAAAGAAAGTCAAGATAAAAATTTTAATTTCCTAGCTATAGGAGATGTACAGGTAGGCTCCAGAGAAGAAATGAACATGGCTGATGTCAGCTTTTTTCGTGAAATAGCTAATAGGGATGACTATGATTTTGGATTGTATCTTGGAGATTTGGTGAATGATAATACAAAAATTTTTCATCCTCTATTACAATCCTTGAACAGCATTTCCAAACCATATAGAGTAGTCTATGGAAATCATGACTGGGAGCATGGTGCATCACATGATTTACAGGATAAACCTTTTGAGACTGATTTTGGTCCTAAAAATTATGCATTTGAAAGAGGTAATGTTCTTTTTATTACCTTAAATTCAATTTATCCGGTTGGGAAATATGGATATAAAGGGATTTACAAGGCTGAGACCATCTCTTTTGTTAAAGAGCTTCTTGGTAAGGTGCTTAAGAAAAATCAATTGATTATCATCAACCAGCACATCCCATTACGCTGGATGAAAAATAAAAATGAATTTTTGGATTTGCTTAATATAGACCATGAGGTTTTAGTGCTTAGCGGACATACCCATAGTATTAGTCGTTATTTTTATGAAAGAAATGGTAGATCAGATATTCAGGAAGTAGTATGTGGGGCTGTGTCCGGAAACTGGTGGACAGGTCAGAAAAATTGGGAAGCTCTTCCCTTAGCATTAATGAAGGATGGATCGCCAAGAGGTTATTTTAAGGTTTCAGTGTTTGATAACAATTATAAATTAAACTATAAAGCTGTAGGATTGGATCCCGGGAAGCAAATGAATTTCTGGTTTGGATCTTTAAATAATAGGTTCGTCGCAAACACTATAGATTCTATTAGCAATAAATTTATACTAAACTTTTTTGCTGGCTCCGAAAAAACTGAAATTAAAGTGTATTCTGGAAATCATCATATAGGTAACATGGAAAAGCATAGAATGGTAGATCCTTATATAGCTCGTATAAAGAGATTTCAGGATGAAAATATTTATCCTAATGAACTGAGTAAAAAATCTCCATATTTGAGTACACCTTCTTCTCACATTTGGACTATGGATATGAAGAATCTTAAATCTGAAGAATTTAATTCATTGAGAATCGAAATTAACGATCCATTCATAGAATCATTTAATTATTCTGTTAATTTTTGGAATAGCAGGATGTAATTTTGAATCATTATTACTTTATTATTTCAACGAATAAATCTGGCTTTGGAACTTCTGTGCTTAGTTTATCTCGTTTCATTCCTGCTGATAAACTTATAATATCTCCTCTATTACTTTCAAAAATGAGCATAGGATATCCTAATGTTGAAATGCTGGATAATGTTTTGGTTTGCTAGTTGGAAATTTAGGCTACCTTCTCATGTGCTGATTCTTCATTTGGAAACCATTCCGGATTATTGTTGCTTCCGTAAATCACTTTGCCATTTCGACTTAGACTGGGAAGGAAATACGGCTCTTTAAATGAGGCCAATAGCTTGAAATGATCAGAAGAATAAACTGCGTTTTCGGAAATATTAATCATAACATTTCCTTGTGGGGGTATAATTTTAGTATCAGACCAGGCGGAAGCAGAAGAATAATTAATTTGTTCCGTTGTTTCATGAATTAATCATTTTCGCTTATAGTATATAGATTACTACTACGCATTACGATAAAAATTGTCTTGTTCATTCTCAATATCATCTTTTTTCACAATCTAAAGTTCTTAAACCTAAAAGGATGAATAGAAGTCCTATTGATTTGTTTCTCATAAATATAGGTTCATTTTGTTGAACAATTATTGAGCTAAAAATATCAAATATTTTAATGATGTTATGAAAAATTTTACCTCTAAAAGTTAAAATTTATGAAAGCGATAAAGAATATTTTTTGGTAAATAAATGATTTATTTTTAATGACTAATCGAAGTTTTTTTAGCGCTAGAAAAAGCCTATTCGACGTTTTATGATTGGATTACAATTCTTTGATTTTTAGTTATTAACAAAATTTTCGTTTGGGGAGCTATAATTTGTATTCGATTGCCATTATTTCTTGTCAAATACCATCAAAAATTATGTTATTCACAGATTAATAAAGTGTCATGATTTGAGTACTTGGTTTTGGTAGCTTAAGATCAGTAAATCATTTATGAATTATTGTTTCACCTAAAACCTTGTACTCATGAAAAAATTACTATCCTTTAGCACTATTATTTTTAGCCTGCTTTTTACATCCTCGGCTTCTGCCCAAATTGGAGGTATCGAAGATTCTGTTGCAGAAATTTCAGATACGATCCGAGCAATCTTTCCCATTCTTCTCGGGGTTATCTTCCTGGTAGGTTTTCTATTCAACGCAGGACACTTCTTTGGGGAAAATGCTGATCTCAAAAAAGGAATCAGTCGGGTGCTGGTCTTCGTACTGATTACGGGTGCCGTAGTGGGCATCTTTACGTATCTGATCAGTATGGCGGTATAATGAAAAAATTTATACCATACCGTGATATCCGAAAGGAGGCACTCATCTTTGGACTTCCCGTCTACCTATTTGCCGTGCAAATGATCGCCGTCATCATTGGCTTACTGATCATTATTTTTGCTTTCGGTTGGATGACACTGATTATCGGGTGCAGCAGCAATATCCTGCTGTACCTGATTTTAATGAATCTCAAGAAACTCATGGCCAACCTGCAGTTTTTTCACGTATTTCCTAAGCACTTGAGTACTAAACAAATCACGGTGTTTCATCAAAAACTTATCGAACCCTATGAATCTCTATAAATATCCCCCTATCGCTGATGTGCAGAACAATTCTGTATTTTTTGCCAATGGTAATTTTTGTCTGGCTTATCGGGTGCATTTGCCAGAGGTTTATTCGCTGTCTGAAACTGATTTTGATCAGTTACACTCTAGTTGGTTTCAGACGATTAAAAGTCTTCCGGTAGGAACTTATATTCATAAACAGGATGTGTTTTTGAAAAAAGCTTATCAGGCAAATGATCTCCCAATGAAAAGTTTTTTGCAACAGGCAACCCATGATTATTTTAAAGGACGGGAACATCTGGATCATCAATGTTTGCTTTTTTTTAGTCTGCCGAAAAACAATAAACTGGCCGGTTCCAAATATCGAAATCCTTTTGCTGCACTGTCTAAAGCTAAAGTAGACCAATCCAATCAGGAATGGAAACATTTTGAACGCCATGTCCTCGATGTCGTAGCCTATTTGAATCAATCGGGAAAATTAAAAGTAGAACGAATGATTGCTCAGGAAATAAGAGGCTTTAGTAAAGATTTTTGGAACGGCTTTGTCGCCGATTATGATACTGATATCCAAATCAGCTCTAATGCACTTCAATTAGGAAATCAGTACTTTCAATCACTGGTATTCCAGCATGAATCCTGCTTTCAGGATGAGCTTAAAAGTTCTCGTCCACATGCGACATTTACGGCTGATGATTTTAATTTTTATCAGGGGTTTATAGATGGCTTTGGATTACAGCTTTATGAGCACCATATGGTTAATCAATTGCTGATTATTGAAGATACTAAAAAATGGCAACGGGCATTGGAGAAGCGCATAGAATCTTTAAAGAAGAGTGCTAATTTTAGCTCCCAGAATGTGATTACCTGTGAGAAACTGGAAGCCGTGCTCGATACTATTGTGCGCGATGAGCAATCTCGATTGATACGTGGTCAGTTGAATGTTGTTTTCTGGCATGAGCATAAAGAGTATCTTAAGGAAATAACCGGGAAACTAATGGCGGAATGTAAACAGTTGGATATTCGTCCTTATCTGCCCTCAGGTCAGGCGCTTCCACATTTCGTATTGAATAGTTATTTTGGTTTTACCTCTAACTTCGGAATGTCTGATACCTATGTTACAGATTTGAAACATGCCCTCTGTCTCTGGCTTCACACCGGAAATTATGAGTCCGATGCCACCGGCATCATTTTTAATGATCGGCAGTACAACCTCCCGGTTAAAAAGGATGTTTGGGATGAGGCTAAAAAACGAATTAAAGCTCGAAATTTTGCAATTTTTGCACCAACTGGAGAGGGGAAATCTTTCTTGGCGAATAATATTCTTCGCCAGTATTTTGAAGAACGTATCCGGCTGGTGATTATTGATCTGGGAGGTTCCTATTCAAAATTTGCCCAATTATATCCGGAGGAGCATCTGATCTTACGTTATGAGCCCGGAAAATCTCTCGGAATAAATCCTTTTTATTGTGATGATGGGCATCCTTCCCCAGAACTATTGGAAGAACTAAGTTTATTCCTACTGGAACTAACGGCTTTTGATACCAATTCTAAAGCGCAAAGTGTAACGCTGAAAAACTGGCTAAGAAGCTATTATAAGAATAAGACCGCTCCCTATAATATGCACAGTTTTTATCACTTTCTGATGCAAATGGGAGAGAAGAATGTTACTGATGAAATGACTACATCAGCTAATAAAGATACTTTTCTTGATCGTAAACGATTTTTGCATATTCTCTCGGAGTATGTCGGGGATGGAATTTATAGTTATTTGTTCGAGCCGGGAATCAAGGAGTATCGATTGGAAGATAAACGCCTGATCATTTTTGAACTCGATGAGGTGAGAGATAACAAAGAGATTCTGGCAGTCATGCTAAAGCTTATTAAAACCGCAGTGCAGCGTTCGATATGGAGCAAGCGGGAAGAAAAAGGGATTATACTGTTTGATGAGTTTGCTAAACAATTAAAGTTTCCAAATGTACTGGAAAGTGTAGAGTTCTATTATCAGGCTATACGTAAACAAAATGGCGCCATTGGTATCATTTTACAGTCTATAAATCAGCTTCCTCATAATAGTACAGCGGCTAGTATTCTAGAGAATACACAGGTGATTTACAGCTTACGTAATGAGAAAGGATATGAGGAATTGGTATCCCGATTGAAATTATCATCGCATGACCATAACCAGCTAAAATCGATTACCAATAAGCTAAGCGGAAAGCAAAAATATACGGAAGTATTTATCAAAATAGGAAGACAAAGTAATGTCTATCGATTAGAAGTGCCTCCCGAGGCTTATGCCGCCTACCTGACCGATGGGAAAGAGAATGAAGAAATCTTAAGACAGTTTCGTAAGTTAGGAAATATGGAACAGGCCATCCTTGAGTTTTTATCAAAGCCTTCATCTTAATTAGATCATCTACATCACATTACTCGCTTCATAACATCCCTTTTTGGGTTTGATGACGAACTCTACGTCTTTTTTGTATAACCTGTTTCTTGTGTTATGAACCTTTTAAAACCTTATTTGTCATGACTTTATTTTTCAAAAATAGAATAAACCCTCACCCTAAGGATATGCACATTTTTAGCAGTGCTGGTCGATCAATTCATTGGATAACTTCATCGGAATGCAGATCTCGTTTCCAATCGATGTTTGCCACTGTTATGATAGTCCTTATGCTTTTGATTTCAAATAAGGCTTCTTCTCAGGGAATGCCTGTTTATGATAACACAAATTTCCTTAGCCTGGCCAAACAATTAATCGAATCGGCTAAGCAAACTTCAAATCTTTTAAAAACGGTAGAATTTTTAAAGAAGCAAAAGGAAA encodes:
- a CDS encoding TraG family conjugative transposon ATPase; this encodes MNLYKYPPIADVQNNSVFFANGNFCLAYRVHLPEVYSLSETDFDQLHSSWFQTIKSLPVGTYIHKQDVFLKKAYQANDLPMKSFLQQATHDYFKGREHLDHQCLLFFSLPKNNKLAGSKYRNPFAALSKAKVDQSNQEWKHFERHVLDVVAYLNQSGKLKVERMIAQEIRGFSKDFWNGFVADYDTDIQISSNALQLGNQYFQSLVFQHESCFQDELKSSRPHATFTADDFNFYQGFIDGFGLQLYEHHMVNQLLIIEDTKKWQRALEKRIESLKKSANFSSQNVITCEKLEAVLDTIVRDEQSRLIRGQLNVVFWHEHKEYLKEITGKLMAECKQLDIRPYLPSGQALPHFVLNSYFGFTSNFGMSDTYVTDLKHALCLWLHTGNYESDATGIIFNDRQYNLPVKKDVWDEAKKRIKARNFAIFAPTGEGKSFLANNILRQYFEERIRLVIIDLGGSYSKFAQLYPEEHLILRYEPGKSLGINPFYCDDGHPSPELLEELSLFLLELTAFDTNSKAQSVTLKNWLRSYYKNKTAPYNMHSFYHFLMQMGEKNVTDEMTTSANKDTFLDRKRFLHILSEYVGDGIYSYLFEPGIKEYRLEDKRLIIFELDEVRDNKEILAVMLKLIKTAVQRSIWSKREEKGIILFDEFAKQLKFPNVLESVEFYYQAIRKQNGAIGIILQSINQLPHNSTAASILENTQVIYSLRNEKGYEELVSRLKLSSHDHNQLKSITNKLSGKQKYTEVFIKIGRQSNVYRLEVPPEAYAAYLTDGKENEEILRQFRKLGNMEQAILEFLSKPSS
- a CDS encoding calcineurin-like phosphoesterase family protein, which translates into the protein MIKKLCILIFFFGFSVNALISQEYRTISGKVYLKENNHLQNTMARGIAGIYLSDGEHIFKTDKSGNFNAKIQSESPFFVIVPGGYKMDNTSWYRSIPKDGEQINFELQKESQDKNFNFLAIGDVQVGSREEMNMADVSFFREIANRDDYDFGLYLGDLVNDNTKIFHPLLQSLNSISKPYRVVYGNHDWEHGASHDLQDKPFETDFGPKNYAFERGNVLFITLNSIYPVGKYGYKGIYKAETISFVKELLGKVLKKNQLIIINQHIPLRWMKNKNEFLDLLNIDHEVLVLSGHTHSISRYFYERNGRSDIQEVVCGAVSGNWWTGQKNWEALPLALMKDGSPRGYFKVSVFDNNYKLNYKAVGLDPGKQMNFWFGSLNNRFVANTIDSISNKFILNFFAGSEKTEIKVYSGNHHIGNMEKHRMVDPYIARIKRFQDENIYPNELSKKSPYLSTPSSHIWTMDMKNLKSEEFNSLRIEINDPFIESFNYSVNFWNSRM